The Collimonas fungivorans Ter331 genome has a segment encoding these proteins:
- a CDS encoding cob(I)yrinic acid a,c-diamide adenosyltransferase, translating to MGNRLSKIATRTGDKGTTGLGDGSRTGKDSLRIQAIGDVDELNSQLGLLLCEQLAAELREALLSIQHDLFDLGGELCIPGYALVSAAQVARLDDLLEKYNADLPPLKDFILPGGNRPAALAHVCRTVCRRAERSIVSLGKSETVNEEVRQYVNRLSDLLFVLSRVLNRADGGSDVLWQKDRLRDA from the coding sequence ATGGGCAACCGACTCTCGAAGATCGCCACGCGCACCGGCGACAAAGGCACGACCGGCCTCGGCGACGGCAGCCGCACCGGCAAGGACAGCCTGCGCATCCAGGCTATCGGCGATGTCGACGAGCTGAACTCGCAGCTGGGCCTGCTGCTGTGCGAACAACTGGCCGCGGAACTGCGTGAAGCATTGCTATCGATACAACACGACCTGTTCGATCTGGGCGGCGAACTGTGCATTCCCGGTTACGCGCTGGTCAGCGCGGCCCAGGTGGCCCGGCTCGACGACCTGCTGGAAAAATACAACGCCGACCTGCCGCCGCTCAAGGATTTCATCCTGCCAGGCGGCAACCGCCCGGCAGCGCTGGCGCATGTCTGCCGCACGGTCTGCCGGCGCGCGGAACGCAGCATCGTCAGCCTGGGCAAGAGTGAAACGGTGAATGAGGAAGTGCGGCAGTATGTGAACCGCCTGTCGGACTTGCTGTTCGTGCTGTCGCGGGTGCTCAACCGCGCGGATGGCGGCAGCGATGTGCTGTGGCAGAAGGACCGCTTGCGGGACGCTTAA